One window from the genome of Canis lupus dingo isolate Sandy chromosome 15, ASM325472v2, whole genome shotgun sequence encodes:
- the HECTD3 gene encoding E3 ubiquitin-protein ligase HECTD3 isoform X5, with amino-acid sequence MAGPGPGAALESPRQLLGRVRFLAEAAQSLRAGRPLPAALAFVPREVLYKLYKDPAGPSRVLLPVWEAEGLGLRVGAAGPAPGTGSGPLRAARDSIELRRGACVRTTGEELCNGHGLWVKLTKEQLAEHLGDCGLNEGWLLVCRPAEGGARLVPIDTPDHLQRQQQLFGVDYRPVLRWEQVVDLTYSHRLGSRPRPAEAYTEAVQRLLYVPPTWTYECDEDLIHFLYDHLGKEDENLGSVKQYVESIDVSSYTEEFNVSCLTDSNADTYWESDGSQCQHWVRLTMKKGTIVKKLLLTVDTTDDNFMPKRVVIYGGEGDNLKKLSDVSIDETLIGDVCVLEDMTVHLPVIEIRIVECRDDGIDVRLRGIKIKSSRQRELGLNADLFQPTSLVRYPRLEGTDPEVLYRRAVLLQRFIKILDSVLHHLVPAWDHTLGTFSEIKQVKQFLLLSRQRPGLVAQCLRDSESSKPSFMPRLYINRRLAMEHRACPLRDPACKNAVFTQVYEGLKPSDKYEKPLDYRWPMRYDQWWECKFIAEGIIDQGGGFRDSLADMSEELCPSSADTPVPLPFFVRTANQGNGTGEARDMYVPNPSCRDFAKYEWIGQLMGAALRGKEFLVLALPGFVWKQLSGEEVSWSKDFPAVDSVLVKLLEVMEGMDKETFEFKFGKELTFTTVLSDQQVVELIPGGAGIVVGYEDRSRFIQLVQKTRLEESKEQVAAMQAGLLKVVPQAVLDLLTWQELEKKVCGDPEVTVDALRKLTRFEDFEPSDTRVQYFWEALNNFTNVWPQISFSIQRIGAASCASSLAAAVCLHGSTSIPTNWVPSCARRSSAMRHTTAWPSTPT; translated from the exons ATGGCTGGTCCCGGCCCGGGCGCGGCTCTCGAGTCCCCGCGGCAGCTGCTGGGCCGCGTGCGCTTCCTGGCAGAGGCGGCGCAGAGCCTCCGCGCAGGACGGCCGCTGCCGGCGGCGCTGGCCTTCGTGCCACGCGAGGTGCTCTACAAGCTCTACAAGGACCCGGCGGGGCCGTCGCGCGTGCTGCTGCCGGTGTGGGAGGCGGAGGGCCTGGGGCTGCGTGTGGGAGCCGCGGGCCCGGCCCCCGGAACCGGCTCCGGGCCGCTCCGCGCCGCCCGCGACAGCATTGAGCTCCGGCGCGGCGCCTGCGTGCGTACTACCGGCGAGGAGCTGTGCAACGGCCACGGGCTGTGGGTGAAGCTGACCAAG GAGCAGCTGGCGGAACACCTGGGCGACTGCGGGCTGAACGAGGGCTGGCTGCTGGTGTGCCGCCCGGCGGAGGGCGGGGCCCGCCTCGTACCCATCGACACCCCAGACCACCTCCAGCGGCAGCAGCAGCTCTTCGGCGTGGACTACCGACCGGTGCTCAG ATGGGAACAGGTGGTGGACCTGACATATTCTCACCGCCTTGGATCAAGGCCCCGGCCAGCCGAGGCGTACACGGAAGCTGTACAAAGATTACT CTATGTGCCCCCGACGTGGACCTACGAGTGCGACGAGGACCTGATCCACTTCTTGTACGACCACCTGGGCAAGGAGGATGAGAACCTGGGTAGCGTGAAGCAGTATGTGGAGAGCATAGACGTTTCCTCCTACACG GAGGAGTTCAACGTGTCGTGCCTGACAGACAGCAACGCAGACACCTACTGGGAGAGTGATGGGTCCCAGTGCCAGCACTGGGTACGGCTTACCATGAAAAAGGGCACCATTGTCAA GAAGCTGCTACTCACAGTGGATACTACAGATGACAACTTTATGCCTAAGCGGGTGGTGATCTATGGGGGCGAAGGGGACAACCTGAAGAAGCTGAGTGACGTGAGCATTGATGA gaccctgatcggAGATGTTTGTGTCCTGGAGGACATGACCGTTCACCTCCCAGTCATCGAGATCCGCATTGTCGAGTGCCGAG ATGATGGGATTGACGTGCGTCTTCGAGGGATCAAGATCAAGTCATCCAGACAGCGGGAACTAGGGTTAAATGCAGACCTGTTCCAGCCGACCAGTCTGGTGCGATATCCCCGTCTGGAAGGCACTGACCCTGAAGTACTGTACCGCAGAGCTGTTCTCCTGCAGAG ATTCATAAAGATCCTAGACAGTGTCCTGCACCACCTGGTACCTGCCTGGGACCACACACTGGGCACCTTCAGTGAGATTAAG CAAGTGAAGCAGTTCCTGCTGCTGTCACGCCAAAGGCCAGGCCTGGTGGCCCAGTGCCTACGTGACTCAGAAAGCAGCAAGCCCAGCTTCATGCCACGCTTGTACATCAACCGGCGCCTCGCTATGGAGCATCGTGCGTGCCCCTTAAGGGACCCTGCCTGCAAGAACGCAGTCTTCACCCAG GTTTATGAAGGCCTCAAGCCCTCTGACAAGTATGAAAAGCCCTTGGACTATAG GTGGCCAATGCGCTATGACCagtggtgggagtgtaaattcaTTGCAGAAGGCATCATTGACCAAG GGGGTGGTTTTCGGGATAGCCTGGCAGACATGTCAGAAGAGCTGTGCCCTAGCTCAGCAGACacccctgtgcctctgcccttctTTGTGCGCACAGCTAACCAG GGCAATGGCACTGGTGAGGCCCGGGACATGTATGTGCCCAACCCCTCCTGCCGAGACTTTGCCAAATATGAGTGGATTGGACAGCTGATGGGGGCTGCCCTTCGGGGTAAGGAATTCCTG GTGCTGGCTCTGCCTGGTTTCGTGTGGAAGCAGCTCTCTGGTGAGGAGGTGAGCTGGAGCAAAGACTTCCCGGCCGTGGACTCTGTGCTG GTGAAGCTCTTGGAAGTGATGGAAGGAATGGACAAGGAGACATTTGAGTTCAAATTTGGGAAGGAGCTGACATTCACCACCGTACTAAGTGACCAGCAAGTAGTAGAGTTGATCCCTGGGGGTGCAGGCATCGTGGTGGGATATGAGGACCGTTCTCGTTTCATCCAACTGGTGCAGAAGACACGGCTAGAAGAGAGCAAGGAGCAG gtgGCAGCCATGCAGGCAGGTCTGCTAAAGGTGGTGCCACAGGCTGTGCTGGACTTGCTGACCTGGCAGGAATTGGAGAAGAAAGTGTGCGGAGACCCAGAGGTCACTGTGGATGCTCTGCGCAAGCTCA CCCGGTTTGAGGACTTCGAGCCATCTGACACTCGGGTGCAGTACTTCTGGGAAGCACTGAATAACTTCACCAACG TGTGGCCACAGATTTCCTTCTCCATCCAGAGGATCGGAGCCGCTTCCTGCGCTTCGTCACTGGCCGCAGCCGTCTGCCTGCACGGATCTACATCTATCCCGACAAACTGGG TGCCAAGCTGTGCGAGGAGAAGCTCCGCTATGCGGCATACAACTGCGTGGCCATCGACACCGACATGA
- the HECTD3 gene encoding E3 ubiquitin-protein ligase HECTD3 isoform X4: MAGPGPGAALESPRQLLGRVRFLAEAAQSLRAGRPLPAALAFVPREVLYKLYKDPAGPSRVLLPVWEAEGLGLRVGAAGPAPGTGSGPLRAARDSIELRRGACVRTTGEELCNGHGLWVKLTKEQLAEHLGDCGLNEGWLLVCRPAEGGARLVPIDTPDHLQRQQQLFGVDYRPVLRWEQVVDLTYSHRLGSRPRPAEAYTEAVQRLLYVPPTWTYECDEDLIHFLYDHLGKEDENLGSVKQYVESIDVSSYTEEFNVSCLTDSNADTYWESDGSQCQHWVRLTMKKGTIVKKLLLTVDTTDDNFMPKRVVIYGGEGDNLKKLSDVSIDETLIGDVCVLEDMTVHLPVIEIRIVECRDDGIDVRLRGIKIKSSRQRELGLNADLFQPTSLVRYPRLEGTDPEVLYRRAVLLQRFIKILDSVLHHLVPAWDHTLGTFSEIKQVKQFLLLSRQRPGLVAQCLRDSESSKPSFMPRLYINRRLAMEHRACPLRDPACKNAVFTQVYEGLKPSDKYEKPLDYRWPMRYDQWWECKFIAEGIIDQGGGFRDSLADMSEELCPSSADTPVPLPFFVRTANQGNGTGEARDMYVPNPSCRDFAKYEWIGQLMGAALRGKEFLVLALPGFVWKQLSGEEVSWSKDFPAVDSVLVKLLEVMEGMDKETFEFKFGKELTFTTVLSDQQVVELIPGGAGIVVGYEDRSRFIQLVQKTRLEESKEQVAAMQAGLLKVVPQAVLDLLTWQELEKKVCGDPEVTVDALRKLTRFEDFEPSDTRVQYFWEALNNFTNDFLLHPEDRSRFLRFVTGRSRLPARIYIYPDKLGAKLCEEKLRYAAYNCVAIDTDMSPWEE; this comes from the exons ATGGCTGGTCCCGGCCCGGGCGCGGCTCTCGAGTCCCCGCGGCAGCTGCTGGGCCGCGTGCGCTTCCTGGCAGAGGCGGCGCAGAGCCTCCGCGCAGGACGGCCGCTGCCGGCGGCGCTGGCCTTCGTGCCACGCGAGGTGCTCTACAAGCTCTACAAGGACCCGGCGGGGCCGTCGCGCGTGCTGCTGCCGGTGTGGGAGGCGGAGGGCCTGGGGCTGCGTGTGGGAGCCGCGGGCCCGGCCCCCGGAACCGGCTCCGGGCCGCTCCGCGCCGCCCGCGACAGCATTGAGCTCCGGCGCGGCGCCTGCGTGCGTACTACCGGCGAGGAGCTGTGCAACGGCCACGGGCTGTGGGTGAAGCTGACCAAG GAGCAGCTGGCGGAACACCTGGGCGACTGCGGGCTGAACGAGGGCTGGCTGCTGGTGTGCCGCCCGGCGGAGGGCGGGGCCCGCCTCGTACCCATCGACACCCCAGACCACCTCCAGCGGCAGCAGCAGCTCTTCGGCGTGGACTACCGACCGGTGCTCAG ATGGGAACAGGTGGTGGACCTGACATATTCTCACCGCCTTGGATCAAGGCCCCGGCCAGCCGAGGCGTACACGGAAGCTGTACAAAGATTACT CTATGTGCCCCCGACGTGGACCTACGAGTGCGACGAGGACCTGATCCACTTCTTGTACGACCACCTGGGCAAGGAGGATGAGAACCTGGGTAGCGTGAAGCAGTATGTGGAGAGCATAGACGTTTCCTCCTACACG GAGGAGTTCAACGTGTCGTGCCTGACAGACAGCAACGCAGACACCTACTGGGAGAGTGATGGGTCCCAGTGCCAGCACTGGGTACGGCTTACCATGAAAAAGGGCACCATTGTCAA GAAGCTGCTACTCACAGTGGATACTACAGATGACAACTTTATGCCTAAGCGGGTGGTGATCTATGGGGGCGAAGGGGACAACCTGAAGAAGCTGAGTGACGTGAGCATTGATGA gaccctgatcggAGATGTTTGTGTCCTGGAGGACATGACCGTTCACCTCCCAGTCATCGAGATCCGCATTGTCGAGTGCCGAG ATGATGGGATTGACGTGCGTCTTCGAGGGATCAAGATCAAGTCATCCAGACAGCGGGAACTAGGGTTAAATGCAGACCTGTTCCAGCCGACCAGTCTGGTGCGATATCCCCGTCTGGAAGGCACTGACCCTGAAGTACTGTACCGCAGAGCTGTTCTCCTGCAGAG ATTCATAAAGATCCTAGACAGTGTCCTGCACCACCTGGTACCTGCCTGGGACCACACACTGGGCACCTTCAGTGAGATTAAG CAAGTGAAGCAGTTCCTGCTGCTGTCACGCCAAAGGCCAGGCCTGGTGGCCCAGTGCCTACGTGACTCAGAAAGCAGCAAGCCCAGCTTCATGCCACGCTTGTACATCAACCGGCGCCTCGCTATGGAGCATCGTGCGTGCCCCTTAAGGGACCCTGCCTGCAAGAACGCAGTCTTCACCCAG GTTTATGAAGGCCTCAAGCCCTCTGACAAGTATGAAAAGCCCTTGGACTATAG GTGGCCAATGCGCTATGACCagtggtgggagtgtaaattcaTTGCAGAAGGCATCATTGACCAAG GGGGTGGTTTTCGGGATAGCCTGGCAGACATGTCAGAAGAGCTGTGCCCTAGCTCAGCAGACacccctgtgcctctgcccttctTTGTGCGCACAGCTAACCAG GGCAATGGCACTGGTGAGGCCCGGGACATGTATGTGCCCAACCCCTCCTGCCGAGACTTTGCCAAATATGAGTGGATTGGACAGCTGATGGGGGCTGCCCTTCGGGGTAAGGAATTCCTG GTGCTGGCTCTGCCTGGTTTCGTGTGGAAGCAGCTCTCTGGTGAGGAGGTGAGCTGGAGCAAAGACTTCCCGGCCGTGGACTCTGTGCTG GTGAAGCTCTTGGAAGTGATGGAAGGAATGGACAAGGAGACATTTGAGTTCAAATTTGGGAAGGAGCTGACATTCACCACCGTACTAAGTGACCAGCAAGTAGTAGAGTTGATCCCTGGGGGTGCAGGCATCGTGGTGGGATATGAGGACCGTTCTCGTTTCATCCAACTGGTGCAGAAGACACGGCTAGAAGAGAGCAAGGAGCAG gtgGCAGCCATGCAGGCAGGTCTGCTAAAGGTGGTGCCACAGGCTGTGCTGGACTTGCTGACCTGGCAGGAATTGGAGAAGAAAGTGTGCGGAGACCCAGAGGTCACTGTGGATGCTCTGCGCAAGCTCA CCCGGTTTGAGGACTTCGAGCCATCTGACACTCGGGTGCAGTACTTCTGGGAAGCACTGAATAACTTCACCAACG ATTTCCTTCTCCATCCAGAGGATCGGAGCCGCTTCCTGCGCTTCGTCACTGGCCGCAGCCGTCTGCCTGCACGGATCTACATCTATCCCGACAAACTGGG TGCCAAGCTGTGCGAGGAGAAGCTCCGCTATGCGGCATACAACTGCGTGGCCATCGACACCGACATGAGCCCTTGGGAAGAGTGA
- the HECTD3 gene encoding E3 ubiquitin-protein ligase HECTD3 isoform X7, giving the protein MAGPGPGAALESPRQLLGRVRFLAEAAQSLRAGRPLPAALAFVPREVLYKLYKDPAGPSRVLLPVWEAEGLGLRVGAAGPAPGTGSGPLRAARDSIELRRGACVRTTGEELCNGHGLWVKLTKEQLAEHLGDCGLNEGWLLVCRPAEGGARLVPIDTPDHLQRQQQLFGVDYRPVLRWEQVVDLTYSHRLGSRPRPAEAYTEAVQRLLYVPPTWTYECDEDLIHFLYDHLGKEDENLGSVKQYVESIDVSSYTEEFNVSCLTDSNADTYWESDGSQCQHWVRLTMKKGTIVKKLLLTVDTTDDNFMPKRVVIYGGEGDNLKKLSDVSIDETLIGDVCVLEDMTVHLPVIEIRIVECRDDGIDVRLRGIKIKSSRQRELGLNADLFQPTSLVRYPRLEGTDPEVLYRRAVLLQRFIKILDSVLHHLVPAWDHTLGTFSEIKVYEGLKPSDKYEKPLDYRWPMRYDQWWECKFIAEGIIDQGGGFRDSLADMSEELCPSSADTPVPLPFFVRTANQGNGTGEARDMYVPNPSCRDFAKYEWIGQLMGAALRGKEFLVLALPGFVWKQLSGEEVSWSKDFPAVDSVLVKLLEVMEGMDKETFEFKFGKELTFTTVLSDQQVVELIPGGAGIVVGYEDRSRFIQLVQKTRLEESKEQVAAMQAGLLKVVPQAVLDLLTWQELEKKVCGDPEVTVDALRKLTRFEDFEPSDTRVQYFWEALNNFTNDFLLHPEDRSRFLRFVTGRSRLPARIYIYPDKLGYETTDALPESSTCSSTLFLPHYASAKLCEEKLRYAAYNCVAIDTDMSPWEE; this is encoded by the exons ATGGCTGGTCCCGGCCCGGGCGCGGCTCTCGAGTCCCCGCGGCAGCTGCTGGGCCGCGTGCGCTTCCTGGCAGAGGCGGCGCAGAGCCTCCGCGCAGGACGGCCGCTGCCGGCGGCGCTGGCCTTCGTGCCACGCGAGGTGCTCTACAAGCTCTACAAGGACCCGGCGGGGCCGTCGCGCGTGCTGCTGCCGGTGTGGGAGGCGGAGGGCCTGGGGCTGCGTGTGGGAGCCGCGGGCCCGGCCCCCGGAACCGGCTCCGGGCCGCTCCGCGCCGCCCGCGACAGCATTGAGCTCCGGCGCGGCGCCTGCGTGCGTACTACCGGCGAGGAGCTGTGCAACGGCCACGGGCTGTGGGTGAAGCTGACCAAG GAGCAGCTGGCGGAACACCTGGGCGACTGCGGGCTGAACGAGGGCTGGCTGCTGGTGTGCCGCCCGGCGGAGGGCGGGGCCCGCCTCGTACCCATCGACACCCCAGACCACCTCCAGCGGCAGCAGCAGCTCTTCGGCGTGGACTACCGACCGGTGCTCAG ATGGGAACAGGTGGTGGACCTGACATATTCTCACCGCCTTGGATCAAGGCCCCGGCCAGCCGAGGCGTACACGGAAGCTGTACAAAGATTACT CTATGTGCCCCCGACGTGGACCTACGAGTGCGACGAGGACCTGATCCACTTCTTGTACGACCACCTGGGCAAGGAGGATGAGAACCTGGGTAGCGTGAAGCAGTATGTGGAGAGCATAGACGTTTCCTCCTACACG GAGGAGTTCAACGTGTCGTGCCTGACAGACAGCAACGCAGACACCTACTGGGAGAGTGATGGGTCCCAGTGCCAGCACTGGGTACGGCTTACCATGAAAAAGGGCACCATTGTCAA GAAGCTGCTACTCACAGTGGATACTACAGATGACAACTTTATGCCTAAGCGGGTGGTGATCTATGGGGGCGAAGGGGACAACCTGAAGAAGCTGAGTGACGTGAGCATTGATGA gaccctgatcggAGATGTTTGTGTCCTGGAGGACATGACCGTTCACCTCCCAGTCATCGAGATCCGCATTGTCGAGTGCCGAG ATGATGGGATTGACGTGCGTCTTCGAGGGATCAAGATCAAGTCATCCAGACAGCGGGAACTAGGGTTAAATGCAGACCTGTTCCAGCCGACCAGTCTGGTGCGATATCCCCGTCTGGAAGGCACTGACCCTGAAGTACTGTACCGCAGAGCTGTTCTCCTGCAGAG ATTCATAAAGATCCTAGACAGTGTCCTGCACCACCTGGTACCTGCCTGGGACCACACACTGGGCACCTTCAGTGAGATTAAG GTTTATGAAGGCCTCAAGCCCTCTGACAAGTATGAAAAGCCCTTGGACTATAG GTGGCCAATGCGCTATGACCagtggtgggagtgtaaattcaTTGCAGAAGGCATCATTGACCAAG GGGGTGGTTTTCGGGATAGCCTGGCAGACATGTCAGAAGAGCTGTGCCCTAGCTCAGCAGACacccctgtgcctctgcccttctTTGTGCGCACAGCTAACCAG GGCAATGGCACTGGTGAGGCCCGGGACATGTATGTGCCCAACCCCTCCTGCCGAGACTTTGCCAAATATGAGTGGATTGGACAGCTGATGGGGGCTGCCCTTCGGGGTAAGGAATTCCTG GTGCTGGCTCTGCCTGGTTTCGTGTGGAAGCAGCTCTCTGGTGAGGAGGTGAGCTGGAGCAAAGACTTCCCGGCCGTGGACTCTGTGCTG GTGAAGCTCTTGGAAGTGATGGAAGGAATGGACAAGGAGACATTTGAGTTCAAATTTGGGAAGGAGCTGACATTCACCACCGTACTAAGTGACCAGCAAGTAGTAGAGTTGATCCCTGGGGGTGCAGGCATCGTGGTGGGATATGAGGACCGTTCTCGTTTCATCCAACTGGTGCAGAAGACACGGCTAGAAGAGAGCAAGGAGCAG gtgGCAGCCATGCAGGCAGGTCTGCTAAAGGTGGTGCCACAGGCTGTGCTGGACTTGCTGACCTGGCAGGAATTGGAGAAGAAAGTGTGCGGAGACCCAGAGGTCACTGTGGATGCTCTGCGCAAGCTCA CCCGGTTTGAGGACTTCGAGCCATCTGACACTCGGGTGCAGTACTTCTGGGAAGCACTGAATAACTTCACCAACG ATTTCCTTCTCCATCCAGAGGATCGGAGCCGCTTCCTGCGCTTCGTCACTGGCCGCAGCCGTCTGCCTGCACGGATCTACATCTATCCCGACAAACTGGG ctaCGAAACCACAGATGCGCTGCCTGAGTCTTCCACTTGTTCCAGCACACTCTTCCTACCGCACTATGCCAG TGCCAAGCTGTGCGAGGAGAAGCTCCGCTATGCGGCATACAACTGCGTGGCCATCGACACCGACATGAGCCCTTGGGAAGAGTGA
- the HECTD3 gene encoding E3 ubiquitin-protein ligase HECTD3 isoform X2 — MAGPGPGAALESPRQLLGRVRFLAEAAQSLRAGRPLPAALAFVPREVLYKLYKDPAGPSRVLLPVWEAEGLGLRVGAAGPAPGTGSGPLRAARDSIELRRGACVRTTGEELCNGHGLWVKLTKEQLAEHLGDCGLNEGWLLVCRPAEGGARLVPIDTPDHLQRQQQLFGVDYRPVLRWEQVVDLTYSHRLGSRPRPAEAYTEAVQRLLYVPPTWTYECDEDLIHFLYDHLGKEDENLGSVKQYVESIDVSSYTEEFNVSCLTDSNADTYWESDGSQCQHWVRLTMKKGTIVKKLLLTVDTTDDNFMPKRVVIYGGEGDNLKKLSDVSIDETLIGDVCVLEDMTVHLPVIEIRIVECRDDGIDVRLRGIKIKSSRQRELGLNADLFQPTSLVRYPRLEGTDPEVLYRRAVLLQRFIKILDSVLHHLVPAWDHTLGTFSEIKQVKQFLLLSRQRPGLVAQCLRDSESSKPSFMPRLYINRRLAMEHRACPLRDPACKNAVFTQVYEGLKPSDKYEKPLDYRWPMRYDQWWECKFIAEGIIDQGGGFRDSLADMSEELCPSSADTPVPLPFFVRTANQGNGTGEARDMYVPNPSCRDFAKYEWIGQLMGAALRGKEFLVLALPGFVWKQLSGEEVSWSKDFPAVDSVLVKLLEVMEGMDKETFEFKFGKELTFTTVLSDQQVVELIPGGAGIVVGYEDRSRFIQLVQKTRLEESKEQVAAMQAGLLKVVPQAVLDLLTWQELEKKVCGDPEVTVDALRKLTRFEDFEPSDTRVQYFWEALNNFTNVWPQISFSIQRIGAASCASSLAAAVCLHGSTSIPTNWATKPQMRCLSLPLVPAHSSYRTMPVPSCARRSSAMRHTTAWPSTPT, encoded by the exons ATGGCTGGTCCCGGCCCGGGCGCGGCTCTCGAGTCCCCGCGGCAGCTGCTGGGCCGCGTGCGCTTCCTGGCAGAGGCGGCGCAGAGCCTCCGCGCAGGACGGCCGCTGCCGGCGGCGCTGGCCTTCGTGCCACGCGAGGTGCTCTACAAGCTCTACAAGGACCCGGCGGGGCCGTCGCGCGTGCTGCTGCCGGTGTGGGAGGCGGAGGGCCTGGGGCTGCGTGTGGGAGCCGCGGGCCCGGCCCCCGGAACCGGCTCCGGGCCGCTCCGCGCCGCCCGCGACAGCATTGAGCTCCGGCGCGGCGCCTGCGTGCGTACTACCGGCGAGGAGCTGTGCAACGGCCACGGGCTGTGGGTGAAGCTGACCAAG GAGCAGCTGGCGGAACACCTGGGCGACTGCGGGCTGAACGAGGGCTGGCTGCTGGTGTGCCGCCCGGCGGAGGGCGGGGCCCGCCTCGTACCCATCGACACCCCAGACCACCTCCAGCGGCAGCAGCAGCTCTTCGGCGTGGACTACCGACCGGTGCTCAG ATGGGAACAGGTGGTGGACCTGACATATTCTCACCGCCTTGGATCAAGGCCCCGGCCAGCCGAGGCGTACACGGAAGCTGTACAAAGATTACT CTATGTGCCCCCGACGTGGACCTACGAGTGCGACGAGGACCTGATCCACTTCTTGTACGACCACCTGGGCAAGGAGGATGAGAACCTGGGTAGCGTGAAGCAGTATGTGGAGAGCATAGACGTTTCCTCCTACACG GAGGAGTTCAACGTGTCGTGCCTGACAGACAGCAACGCAGACACCTACTGGGAGAGTGATGGGTCCCAGTGCCAGCACTGGGTACGGCTTACCATGAAAAAGGGCACCATTGTCAA GAAGCTGCTACTCACAGTGGATACTACAGATGACAACTTTATGCCTAAGCGGGTGGTGATCTATGGGGGCGAAGGGGACAACCTGAAGAAGCTGAGTGACGTGAGCATTGATGA gaccctgatcggAGATGTTTGTGTCCTGGAGGACATGACCGTTCACCTCCCAGTCATCGAGATCCGCATTGTCGAGTGCCGAG ATGATGGGATTGACGTGCGTCTTCGAGGGATCAAGATCAAGTCATCCAGACAGCGGGAACTAGGGTTAAATGCAGACCTGTTCCAGCCGACCAGTCTGGTGCGATATCCCCGTCTGGAAGGCACTGACCCTGAAGTACTGTACCGCAGAGCTGTTCTCCTGCAGAG ATTCATAAAGATCCTAGACAGTGTCCTGCACCACCTGGTACCTGCCTGGGACCACACACTGGGCACCTTCAGTGAGATTAAG CAAGTGAAGCAGTTCCTGCTGCTGTCACGCCAAAGGCCAGGCCTGGTGGCCCAGTGCCTACGTGACTCAGAAAGCAGCAAGCCCAGCTTCATGCCACGCTTGTACATCAACCGGCGCCTCGCTATGGAGCATCGTGCGTGCCCCTTAAGGGACCCTGCCTGCAAGAACGCAGTCTTCACCCAG GTTTATGAAGGCCTCAAGCCCTCTGACAAGTATGAAAAGCCCTTGGACTATAG GTGGCCAATGCGCTATGACCagtggtgggagtgtaaattcaTTGCAGAAGGCATCATTGACCAAG GGGGTGGTTTTCGGGATAGCCTGGCAGACATGTCAGAAGAGCTGTGCCCTAGCTCAGCAGACacccctgtgcctctgcccttctTTGTGCGCACAGCTAACCAG GGCAATGGCACTGGTGAGGCCCGGGACATGTATGTGCCCAACCCCTCCTGCCGAGACTTTGCCAAATATGAGTGGATTGGACAGCTGATGGGGGCTGCCCTTCGGGGTAAGGAATTCCTG GTGCTGGCTCTGCCTGGTTTCGTGTGGAAGCAGCTCTCTGGTGAGGAGGTGAGCTGGAGCAAAGACTTCCCGGCCGTGGACTCTGTGCTG GTGAAGCTCTTGGAAGTGATGGAAGGAATGGACAAGGAGACATTTGAGTTCAAATTTGGGAAGGAGCTGACATTCACCACCGTACTAAGTGACCAGCAAGTAGTAGAGTTGATCCCTGGGGGTGCAGGCATCGTGGTGGGATATGAGGACCGTTCTCGTTTCATCCAACTGGTGCAGAAGACACGGCTAGAAGAGAGCAAGGAGCAG gtgGCAGCCATGCAGGCAGGTCTGCTAAAGGTGGTGCCACAGGCTGTGCTGGACTTGCTGACCTGGCAGGAATTGGAGAAGAAAGTGTGCGGAGACCCAGAGGTCACTGTGGATGCTCTGCGCAAGCTCA CCCGGTTTGAGGACTTCGAGCCATCTGACACTCGGGTGCAGTACTTCTGGGAAGCACTGAATAACTTCACCAACG TGTGGCCACAGATTTCCTTCTCCATCCAGAGGATCGGAGCCGCTTCCTGCGCTTCGTCACTGGCCGCAGCCGTCTGCCTGCACGGATCTACATCTATCCCGACAAACTGGG ctaCGAAACCACAGATGCGCTGCCTGAGTCTTCCACTTGTTCCAGCACACTCTTCCTACCGCACTATGCCAG TGCCAAGCTGTGCGAGGAGAAGCTCCGCTATGCGGCATACAACTGCGTGGCCATCGACACCGACATGA